One genomic segment of Candidatus Woesearchaeota archaeon includes these proteins:
- the amrS gene encoding AmmeMemoRadiSam system radical SAM enzyme, which yields MKEADFYKKLGNNKVHCLLCPHFCVISDSERGKCHVRENRAGKLYSLSYGKAISTAVDPIEKKPLFHFMPGSYSYSVATMGCNFKCEFCQNCEISQPGKEIYGRELSAGQIVEEALANGCKSIAYTYTEPTIFYEYAYDIAKKAKKEGLKNIFVTNGFIAASPLKKISPYLDAANIDLKSFSEKAYNNVIGGRLKPVLDSIKLYKELDVFLEITTLIVPGMNDSNKEIAQIAGFIASIDKEIPWHVSRFHPMHHMSDGKITPKETISRAVEIGRKAGLNYTYAGNIPGDDHESTICPACGAKAIERCGFHVDRINAKEGKCSFCGEEINIVQ from the coding sequence ATGAAAGAGGCGGATTTTTATAAGAAGCTTGGAAATAATAAAGTGCACTGCCTGCTCTGCCCGCATTTTTGCGTGATTTCAGATTCTGAAAGGGGGAAATGCCATGTAAGGGAAAACAGAGCCGGAAAGCTTTATTCTTTATCATACGGGAAAGCCATATCTACTGCAGTTGACCCGATAGAGAAAAAGCCGCTGTTTCATTTCATGCCGGGGAGCTATTCCTATTCGGTTGCGACCATGGGATGCAATTTCAAGTGCGAGTTCTGCCAGAACTGCGAGATTTCGCAGCCGGGAAAGGAAATTTACGGCAGGGAGCTTTCTGCAGGCCAGATTGTAGAAGAGGCATTAGCCAATGGATGCAAAAGCATCGCTTACACTTACACAGAGCCGACAATTTTTTATGAATACGCATATGATATCGCTAAGAAGGCAAAGAAAGAGGGATTGAAAAACATCTTTGTCACAAACGGATTTATTGCAGCTTCACCCCTGAAGAAAATATCGCCTTATCTTGATGCTGCCAATATCGACTTAAAATCATTTAGCGAGAAGGCTTATAATAATGTCATAGGAGGCAGGCTTAAGCCTGTCCTGGATTCGATTAAGCTGTACAAGGAGCTGGATGTTTTCCTGGAGATTACCACCCTAATTGTGCCCGGGATGAATGATTCTAACAAGGAGATAGCGCAGATTGCAGGTTTTATTGCTTCTATAGATAAGGAAATTCCGTGGCATGTGTCGAGATTCCATCCTATGCACCATATGTCAGACGGGAAAATTACCCCCAAAGAAACTATTTCCAGGGCTGTTGAAATCGGCAGGAAAGCCGGGCTTAATTATACCTATGCGGGAAACATCCCGGGAGATGACCATGAATCGACAATCTGCCCTGCATGCGGCGCTAAAGCCATTGAGAGATGCGGCTTTCATGTTGATAGGATTAATGCCAAGGAGGGAAAATGCTCTTT